A segment of the Desulfofundulus kuznetsovii DSM 6115 genome:
AACTCGTCTATTTCCCCGTCCATCACCGCCTGGACGTTGCCCACCTCCACCCCGGTGCGGTGGTCCTTGACCAGGCTGTAAGGGTGAAAGACGTAGGAGCGGATCTGGTTGCCCCAGGCAATTTCCCCCTGCTCGCCCCGCAGGGCGGCCAGTTCGGCTTCCTTCTTTTTCATCTCCAGGTCCAGAAGTTTGGCCCGCAACAGCTTCATGGCCGCGTTGCGGTTGGCAATCTGGGAGCGCTCGCTCTGGCACTGGACCACGATGCCCGTGGGCAGGTGGGTGATGCGCACCGCCGACTCGGTCTTGTTTACGTGCTGCCCGCCGGCCCCGCTGGAGCGGAAGGTGTCGATTTTCAGGTCCTCGGGCCTGATTTCCAGCTGCACATCCTCCTCCACCTCGGGCAGTACATCCACCGAGGCAAAGGAGGTGTGCCGCCGCCCGGCGGCGTCAAAGGGGGAAATGCGCACCAGCCGGTGGACGCCCTTTTCCGCCCGCAGGTAACCGTAGGCATTGGGTCCGGCCACGGAAAAGGTGACGCTTTTTATGCCCGCCTCGTCCCCGGGCAGCATATCCATGATGGTCACCCGGTAGCCCTTTTCCTCCGCCCAGCGGGTGTACATGCGCAGGAGCATCTCCACCCAGTCCTGGGCCTCGGTGCCGCCGGCCCCGGCATGGAGGGAGACAATGGCGTTCCCCCGGTCGTAGGGGCCGCTCAGCAGCACCTCCAGCTCCATCTTCTCCACCCGCCGGGCCAGCTTCTTCAGCTCCCCGGCCACCTCCCGGGCCACCGTCTCGTCCTCCTCTTCTTCCCCCAGGTCCAGGAGAACAACCAGGTCCTCCTGGACCCGGGCCAGCTCCCGGTACTGAGCAACCCGGTCCTTTAAGGCGGCCAGTTTCTGCGTCACCTGCTGGGCCTGTTCCGGGTCGTTCCAGAAGCCCGGGTCCAGCATGGCTTCCTCCAGGCGCTTTATTTCCTCTTCCTTTTGGGCAATGTCAAAGAGAAACCCTCAATTCTTCGATGCGTTTGCCCAGGTTCTCCAGTTCCCGGGACAGTTCGGCATACATATACTGTTCACCTCTTGTTGTTTGATGACTTGTAAACATTCGGTAAACCCGGTTGGGTGCGGCGCTGTCCCCGCTCACTCCAGTGCTCCGCGCCGACAGCACCTCGGCTCGCTTCGGGCCGGCTCTGGCTCTCTGCGGATTACCATCGATATTGTTGCCTCTCGATCATAATTAAACTGACCGATGTGTCACTGGTAGGTGTTTTTTCACTTGCTGTCATTTGGCGTCCTCGAGAGCCGAGCCGGCAACCTCGCTTCACCGGGTGCTGTTACCGGCGCTTCGCAAGTCGTTCGCTCCGGACAGCGCCGCACCCCCCTAGCGGAACTGAATACTTACGATGGCTTTAACCTGCCGCCGCCCGGCCGCAGCACTTCTTGTATTTCTTGCCGCTGCCGCAGGGGCAGGGATCGTTGCGGCCCACCTTTTGTTCCCGCCGTACCGGCTGCCGGGGGCCTTCCTCCTGGTAGCGGTTTTCCACCAGCTGCCGCTGCTGCGGCTGGGGAGCCTGCACTACATTAACCCGGTAGATGTAGCGGACCAGGTCCTCCTGGATGCTGGCAATCATGTTCTGGAACATCTCGTAGGCTTCAAATTTATACTCCACCAGGGGGTCCTTCTGCCCGTAGGCCCGGAGGCCTATGCCCTCCCGCAGCTGGTCCATAGCGTCCAGGTGGTCCATCCACTTTTCATCCACTATGCGGAGCAGGAGAACCCGTTCTAGTTCCCGCAGCACATCGGCACCCAGTTCGGCTTCCCGGGCCTCGTAGGCGGCCAGGGCTTTCTCCTTGAGCTCTTCGACAATTTGCCGGCGCCCCATATCGGTGAAATCCTCGGGGGTAAGCTTGTGGCCGGGGAGGAAGAGCTGCCCGGCATAATGCAAAAGCCCCACCAGGTCCCATTCCTCCTCGTGCACTCCCTCGGGGCAGTAGGTGTCCACCGCCCGCTCCACGGTTTGGGCGATGGTCTGCAGGACGACTTCCTTGAGGTTTTCACCCATGAGAACCTGCCGCCGCTGGCGGTAGATCACTTCCCGCTGCTGGTTCATCACGTCGTCGTACTGCAGGACGTGCTTGCGGATGTCAAAGTTGCGGTTTTCCACCCGCTTCTGGGCCGTCTCGATGGATTTGGTAACCAGGCCGTGCTCGATGGGCATGTCTTCCTCAATGCCCAGCCGGTCCATAATGCCGGCAATGTTCTCCGAACCGAACAGGCGCATCAGGTCGTCTTCCAGGGAAATAAAGAACTGGCTTGAGCCGGGGTCCCCCTGGCGGCCCGCCCGGCCCCGCAGCTGGTTGTCAATGCGCCGGCTTTCGTGGCGCTCGGTGCCGATGATGTGCAGGCCGCCCAGGGCCACCACCTTTTTGTGCTCCTCATCGGTAATCTTCCTGTATTTCTCCAGGGTGGCCCGGTAGAGCTCCTGCACCCGGGGATCCTCATCGGCCGGGTCGTACCCCTGCTGGCGCAGCTCGGCCTGGGCCAGGAATTCCGGGTTCCCGCCCAGGAGGATGTCGGTGCCCCGGCCGGCCATGTTGGTGGCAATGGTCACCGCTCCCAGCCGCCCGGCCTGGGCCACTATTTCCGCTTCCTTTTCGTGGTACTTGGCATTTAACACCTGGTGGGGAATGCCCCGCTTTTTGAGCATCTGGCTTAAGATCTCCGACTTCTCGATGGAGATGGTGCCCACCAGCACGGGCTGCCCGGTGGCGTGGCGGCGGGCGATTTCCTCCACCACCGCCCGGAACTTGGCCCTTTCCGTTTTGTAGACCACGTCTGGCAGGTCCCTGCGGATCATGGGCTTGTGGGTGGGGATGACCACCACGTCCAGCCCGTAGATCTTCCGGAATTCTTCCTGCTCCGTGGCCGCGGTGCCCGTCATCCCGGCCAGCTTTTCATACATACGGAAGTAGTTCTGGAAAGTGATGGTGGCCAGGGTCTGGGACTCCCGCTCCACCCGCACCCCTTCCTTGGCTTCAATGGCCTGGTGCAGGCCGTCGCTGTAACGGCGCCCGAACATCAGCCGGCCGGTGAATTCGTCCACAATGATCACCTGGCCGTCCTTGACCACGTAGTCCCGGTCCCGCTTCATCAGGGCATGGGCCTTCAGGGCCTGGTTCAGGTGGTGGGTCAGCTGCATGTGCTGGTCGTCGTAGAGGTTTTCCACCCCCAGCATCTTTTCCACCCGGGCCACACCCTCTTCGGTGAGGGTCACCGTGTGGGCCTTTTCATCAACCGTGTAGTCAACGTCCCTTTGCAGCCTGGGCACCAGGCGGGCAAAGGTGTAGTACAGATCGGTGGCCCTGTCGGCCTGGCCGGAAATGATCAGGGGTGTGCGGGCCTCGTCGATAAGAATGCTGTCCACCTCGTCCACGATGGCGTAAAAAAGCTCCCGCTGCACCAGCTGGTCCGGGTGGATGGCCATGTTGTCCCGCAGGTAGTCAAACCCGAACTCGTTGTTTGTACCGTAGGTCACATCGGCGGCATAGGCCCTGCGCCTTTCTGCCGTATCCAGCCCGTGCACGATGAGCCCCACGGTAAGGCCCAGAAACCTGTAAATCCGGCCCATCCACTCGCTGTCCCGGCGGGCCAGGTAATCGTTCACCGTGACCACGTGCACGCCCCGGCCGGTAAGGGCATTGAGGTAGACCGGCAGGGTGGCCACCAGGGTTTTGCCTTCACCGGTTTTCATTTCGGCAATCTTTCCCTGGTGCAGGACAATGCCGCCCATCAGCTGCACGTCAAAATGGCGCATGCCCAGGACCCGCCGGCTTACCTCCCGCACCACGGCAAAGGCCTCGGGCAGGAGGTCGTCCAGGGTGGCGCCCCTGGCCAGGCGCTCCTTGAATTCCCCGGTTTTGGCGCGCAAATCCCCGTCGGAAAGGGCGGAAATCTCCCCCTCCAGGGCATTTATCTGATCCACCGTCCGCTGCAGGCGTTTGATTTCCCGCGCGTTGTCATCCAGCCAGTTGCGCAGCAATTTGAGCATAAAAATCACCCTTCGTAAATAAGAGGAACCGTAAAGGTTCCTCTTCCAAAGTAACTCCGGTATTATTGTAGCACCCGCCGGGGATGGTTTCAAGTACAGGCTGCTGCCGGCGGATTTCTAGAGGGTAAAACCTTTAAAATTCGGGCTCGATCAGGCCGTAGTTGCCGTCCTTGCGCCGGTACACCACGTTGACCTTTTCCGTATCCGCGTTGGAGAAGACAAAAAAGCTGTGCCCCAGAAGGTTCATCTGCATTACCGCTTCGTCAACGGACATGGGCTTCATGGCAAACCGCTTGGTGCGCACAATCCGGGGGCCGTCTTCCTCCTTTTTATTGTCCCCGGCTTTCACCTCCGTGTTCTGGCGGCCCAGGCGGCGGTACAGCCTGCCCTTATAGCGCTCGATTTGTTTTTCCAGCTTTTCTACCACCAGGTCGATGGAGGCATACATGTCGCCGGTGCTTTCCTCGCCCCGCAAAATGATGCCGTTGATGGGAATGGTTACTTCCACCCGGTGGGAATCCTTTTCCACGGTGAGGGTTACCTGCGCCTCTTCAATCAGATCCAGATATTTCACCAGCTTGCCCAGGCGCTTCTCCACATACTCCTTCAAGGCATTGGTTACTTCCACGTTTCTGCCCCGTACCTGTACTTTCATCTGGTACCCTCTCCTTTCTGGTCCCTGGTATTAATATTATTCCCGAAAACAGCCGGAATTCCTGCCTGTCGCCTGGCAAAAATACCAAAAACCCCGGCTACCGGGCCGGGGTTTTGCTCCCCAACTTATAACTTTACCACATTGGCCGCCTGAGGCCCACGGGCACCCTCGACGATATCAAACTCCACGAGCTGACCTTCAGTCAGGGTTTTGAACCCTTCTTCCTGGATGGCCGAGAAGTGAACAAAGACGTCCTTGCCGTCCTCCCTCTCGATGAAGCCGTAACCCTTCTCGGCGCTGAACCACTTGACTCTTCCTAGCATGAACATTCCTCCCAGCATAAAATCCCGTGGGTGCTTGCACACACACGCAGGTGAATACTAACATATTCAACCCCTGATGTCAAGGGTTACCATCCGACCGGTCCGTATCAAGATTCAGTGGTTCTACCCCGCCCGCCAGGCAATGGGCATACGCCGGCCCATGCCGAAGGCCTTGGAGGTCACCCGCAGCCCGGGGGCGGCCTGGCGGCGCTTGTATTCGGCCCGGTCCACCTTGCGGATCACTTCCCGCACCAGTGCCGGGTCAAACCCCAGGGCGGCAATTTCATCAGCCGGCTTCTCCTCTTCGATGTATGCCTGCAGGATGGCGTCCAGCACCTCATAGGGGGGCAGGGAATCCTGGTCCACCTGGTTGGGCCTCAGTTCCGCCGACGGGGGTTTCACCAAAACGCTTTCGGGAATTATTTCCCGCTCCCGGTTAATATAGCGGGCCAGCTGGTACACCATCACCTTGGGCACATCGGCCAGCACCGCCAGCCCTCCGGACATGTCGCCGTAGAGGGTGCAGTAACCCACGGCCATCTCGGACTTGTTGCCGGTGGTGAGGGTGAGGTATCCCTCCCGGTTGGAGATGAACATGAGGATGTTACCCCGGATGCGGGCCTGGATGTTCTCCTCCGCCAGGTCACCGCAGGGGGAACCGTCCCGGTTCATGACCTTTAAGAAGGTGCTGAACACTTCTTCGATAGGTATCTCCCGGAAGGCAATGCCCAGGTTTTCCGCCAGCTTCCGGGCATCGGAACGGCTGCCGGGAGAGGAGTAACGGGAGGGCATGGAAACTCCCAGTACATTTTCCGGTCCCAGGGCAGCGGCGGCCAGGACGGCCGTGACGGAAGAATCAATGCCCCCGCTCAGGCCGATAACGGCCTTTTTGAAACCGGTCTTCCGCATATAGTCGGCGATTCCCAGCACCAGCGCCCGGTAAACGTAACCGATGTCCTCCTGCGGGAGCACCGCCGCCGGTGCTTCAACGCTGGACGGGGTGCAACCGGCGTTACTGCCGGCATCCACTCCCTCCGGAGAACTGCCGCAGGAATCCGTTGTGCCGGCATGACCGGGGGCACCACCGGCATTTTCCCTCCAGGTGCTGCAGCCGGCACCCGCAGCTTTTCCAACCGGTTTCATCCATGTCGCCCCGGACTTCTGCCGCCCCATTTCCAGCACCAGCAAATCTTCCTCAAAGCTGCCCGCCAGGCAGACCACATTACCCCCGGCGTCCACGGCCAGGCTGGTGCCGTCGAAGATCAGCTCATCATTACCCCCGATCTGGTTGACATAGATTACGGGCCGGTGATACTTGCGGGCGATGCTCCTGAGCATGTCCAGGCGCAGCCCGGCTTTACCGTAGTGATATGGGGAAGCGGAAATGTTCACTATCAGATCCACACCCCGGGCCGCCAGTTCCTCCACCGGATCCACCTCGTAAAGCTGCCGGTTCCAGTAGTCCTTATCGTTCCAGATGTCCTCGCAGATGGTCAGGCCAAGGCTCCACTCTCCCAGTTGCACCGGAATCCTTCGCCCGGCCGGGCGGAAATAGCGGCTTTCGTCAAACACGTCGTAATTGGGCAAAAGGCTTTTGTCCTGGCGGCCGGCCAGCTTACCTTCCGCATAAAGCAGTGCGGCATTGTAAAGATAATCCCGGTCCGCCTTTTCTCCCCGCACCGGGGCACCGACAACAAGGGCCGCCTCCCGGCTCAAGGGGGCAATCTCTTCTACCAGCACCCTTTCCACCCGCTGCAGAAAATCCCTCCGGCAGAGCAGGTCCCGGGGCGGGTAGCCCGTTACGGCCAGTTCGGGAAAGACCACCAGATCCGCACCGGCCCGCCGGGCCGCCTCCACGACCTTTCTCATTTTACCCGTGTTGCCGCCCACGTCCCCTATGGTGGGATTCAACTGGGCCAGGGCTATGCGCATTTGACTAAACCCTCTTTCCGCAGCCAAAATAAAACCCCGCCCTCCGCTCGAAAAGCGTATGGCCGGGGCCCCATTGCCCTGATTGTTTCCCTGCCCGTATTGTAACAAAAACAATACTGCCTGGCAAGGGCGGGCTTTAAAACCCGGCGCCCCTGCCCGGGAGCGACAAAATTCGGCACCAGGTAGACTTTTTATGCCAATTCGTGCGATCCGGGTTCCGGTAATGGGCACTATGCAAAAGCAGGAAACAAGACATTCCCTCCCCTCATGGGGGTTCATTTAATTTCCGTGCCGGATCTTACCGGTTGTTCAAGGTGATATCCGCAGCCAGCACCCCTGTAATCTGACCCGCCTTATCCCGTATGGACAAAGACAGGGTCCGGCAGGGCTGCCGGGTGATGGCCGAAATATAAAAAGAGCGCCTTTGCCCTTCTCCGATTATTTTAGCACCACGGCGAAGGGAAATCTACCACCCGGATACTGTTTTCAAGCGTAACATCCCTGTTTTCCCCCGTATTCGGGGAGGGCCGCCCGGCGGCCCGGGCCACGAAGCGGCCCAGAAGGGGTAGATAACGGGTGTCCAGTCCCGGGTCCAGACCGTAAAGTCCGGCAAGTACCCGGTATAGTTCCTCCAGGGAAGTATTCCCCGCCCTTTCCCCCATCCCGCCGACGGTAACATCCACCCATTCCACGCCCGCCTTTATGGCCGCCAGGGCGTTGGCCGTGGCCAGGCCGAAGTCGTTGTGCCCGTGGAATTCCAGCTCCAGATCCACCCGCTCCTTCAGCCAGACGAGGCGTTCAAAGGTGGTAAACGGGTCCAGGACGCCCACGGTGTCGCAGTACCGCAGACGCTCCGCGCCCAGCTCCCGGGCCAGTAAGGCAAATTCCAGTACGAATTCCGGGTCCGCCCGGGAGGCGTCCTCCGCTCCCACCGTTACCGGCAGCCCGTACCCTGCGGCGTAAAGGCAGGCCTGCTTCAAACGCTGCAGCACCCACTGTCTGTTCTGCCCCAGCTTGTACTTAATTTGAATGTCCGAAACGGGCGCAGAAATGTGCACGTGCCGCGCCCCGCAGGCCAGGGAGGCACGAATATCCGCCGGCACCACCCTGTTCCAGGTGCTCACCCGGCTCCTCAAACCCAAACGGACAATGGCCGCAATGGCCTGCTGCTCCACTTCCCCCATGGCCGGGGTACCCGCCTCGATCTGGGCCACCCCCAGGCGGTCCAGCATCCTGGCGATGATCACCTTTTCCTGCAGGTTGAAAGCCACCCCCGGCGCCTGCTCTCCATCCCTCAGGGTCGTATCCACAATATGCACCTGCATCAGTTTCACCTCCGGATAAAATG
Coding sequences within it:
- the prfB gene encoding peptide chain release factor 2 (programmed frameshift); the encoded protein is MYAELSRELENLGKRIEELRVSLDIAQKEEEIKRLEEAMLDPGFWNDPEQAQQVTQKLAALKDRVAQYRELARVQEDLVVLLDLGEEEEDETVAREVAGELKKLARRVEKMELEVLLSGPYDRGNAIVSLHAGAGGTEAQDWVEMLLRMYTRWAEEKGYRVTIMDMLPGDEAGIKSVTFSVAGPNAYGYLRAEKGVHRLVRISPFDAAGRRHTSFASVDVLPEVEEDVQLEIRPEDLKIDTFRSSGAGGQHVNKTESAVRITHLPTGIVVQCQSERSQIANRNAAMKLLRAKLLDLEMKKKEAELAALRGEQGEIAWGNQIRSYVFHPYSLVKDHRTGVEVGNVQAVMDGEIDEFISAYLRQKAKS
- the secA gene encoding preprotein translocase subunit SecA; this encodes MLKLLRNWLDDNAREIKRLQRTVDQINALEGEISALSDGDLRAKTGEFKERLARGATLDDLLPEAFAVVREVSRRVLGMRHFDVQLMGGIVLHQGKIAEMKTGEGKTLVATLPVYLNALTGRGVHVVTVNDYLARRDSEWMGRIYRFLGLTVGLIVHGLDTAERRRAYAADVTYGTNNEFGFDYLRDNMAIHPDQLVQRELFYAIVDEVDSILIDEARTPLIISGQADRATDLYYTFARLVPRLQRDVDYTVDEKAHTVTLTEEGVARVEKMLGVENLYDDQHMQLTHHLNQALKAHALMKRDRDYVVKDGQVIIVDEFTGRLMFGRRYSDGLHQAIEAKEGVRVERESQTLATITFQNYFRMYEKLAGMTGTAATEQEEFRKIYGLDVVVIPTHKPMIRRDLPDVVYKTERAKFRAVVEEIARRHATGQPVLVGTISIEKSEILSQMLKKRGIPHQVLNAKYHEKEAEIVAQAGRLGAVTIATNMAGRGTDILLGGNPEFLAQAELRQQGYDPADEDPRVQELYRATLEKYRKITDEEHKKVVALGGLHIIGTERHESRRIDNQLRGRAGRQGDPGSSQFFISLEDDLMRLFGSENIAGIMDRLGIEEDMPIEHGLVTKSIETAQKRVENRNFDIRKHVLQYDDVMNQQREVIYRQRRQVLMGENLKEVVLQTIAQTVERAVDTYCPEGVHEEEWDLVGLLHYAGQLFLPGHKLTPEDFTDMGRRQIVEELKEKALAAYEAREAELGADVLRELERVLLLRIVDEKWMDHLDAMDQLREGIGLRAYGQKDPLVEYKFEAYEMFQNMIASIQEDLVRYIYRVNVVQAPQPQQRQLVENRYQEEGPRQPVRREQKVGRNDPCPCGSGKKYKKCCGRAAAG
- the hpf gene encoding ribosome hibernation-promoting factor, HPF/YfiA family, with product MKVQVRGRNVEVTNALKEYVEKRLGKLVKYLDLIEEAQVTLTVEKDSHRVEVTIPINGIILRGEESTGDMYASIDLVVEKLEKQIERYKGRLYRRLGRQNTEVKAGDNKKEEDGPRIVRTKRFAMKPMSVDEAVMQMNLLGHSFFVFSNADTEKVNVVYRRKDGNYGLIEPEF
- a CDS encoding homocitrate synthase; protein product: MQVHIVDTTLRDGEQAPGVAFNLQEKVIIARMLDRLGVAQIEAGTPAMGEVEQQAIAAIVRLGLRSRVSTWNRVVPADIRASLACGARHVHISAPVSDIQIKYKLGQNRQWVLQRLKQACLYAAGYGLPVTVGAEDASRADPEFVLEFALLARELGAERLRYCDTVGVLDPFTTFERLVWLKERVDLELEFHGHNDFGLATANALAAIKAGVEWVDVTVGGMGERAGNTSLEELYRVLAGLYGLDPGLDTRYLPLLGRFVARAAGRPSPNTGENRDVTLENSIRVVDFPSPWC
- a CDS encoding cold shock domain-containing protein — protein: MLGRVKWFSAEKGYGFIEREDGKDVFVHFSAIQEEGFKTLTEGQLVEFDIVEGARGPQAANVVKL
- a CDS encoding NAD+ synthase, with the protein product MAAERGFSQMRIALAQLNPTIGDVGGNTGKMRKVVEAARRAGADLVVFPELAVTGYPPRDLLCRRDFLQRVERVLVEEIAPLSREAALVVGAPVRGEKADRDYLYNAALLYAEGKLAGRQDKSLLPNYDVFDESRYFRPAGRRIPVQLGEWSLGLTICEDIWNDKDYWNRQLYEVDPVEELAARGVDLIVNISASPYHYGKAGLRLDMLRSIARKYHRPVIYVNQIGGNDELIFDGTSLAVDAGGNVVCLAGSFEEDLLVLEMGRQKSGATWMKPVGKAAGAGCSTWRENAGGAPGHAGTTDSCGSSPEGVDAGSNAGCTPSSVEAPAAVLPQEDIGYVYRALVLGIADYMRKTGFKKAVIGLSGGIDSSVTAVLAAAALGPENVLGVSMPSRYSSPGSRSDARKLAENLGIAFREIPIEEVFSTFLKVMNRDGSPCGDLAEENIQARIRGNILMFISNREGYLTLTTGNKSEMAVGYCTLYGDMSGGLAVLADVPKVMVYQLARYINREREIIPESVLVKPPSAELRPNQVDQDSLPPYEVLDAILQAYIEEEKPADEIAALGFDPALVREVIRKVDRAEYKRRQAAPGLRVTSKAFGMGRRMPIAWRAG